AGTGTTTTGATGATGGAGCTGAAACTCCTTCTGTTGGCCACACAGACTGCTGCAACCTCAATCCAACATATCAATATATTTGTACCACTATCTTTATGGTAAGTAGATGGATTAGACGAGTACTTACTGTTGGTGAGTCAGGGGTCCAGTTGGCCGGACAGACTTCACCGTGCGTCTCCACAAACTGAAAAGCCTTCACTAGTCGCAAGGTCTCCTCTACGCTCCTTCCAACGGGAAGGTCATTCACACTCATGTGCTTGATTATTCCATTGGGATCAATAATAAAAAGCCCCCTAAGGAAATGGATCAGGTTTGATAAAAGTGCACGCACAGTATAAAGCCAAATCGTTGATGACTGATTAAATGTGTTTATGGGGCACCTTCCCTGTTTCCTAGTAAGGAGTTAATTCCAGGCTGCTAGGAATGTTGGGAACACCGAACATCAGCGAGTCTTACCTTAGAGCAATGCCCGGAGTCTCCAGCAGAACCCCATAATCACGGGAGATTTGTTTATTCAAGTCAGACAGCAGGGGGATGTTCATCTGACCCAGTCCTCCACTCTACACGAACAAAACGAAAAACATTTTTCctattaatataatttataaagcgccaacatatttcatATCACAGAACttcaacctgcagccctccagtagttgctgaactacaattcccatatgCCAAAGCTGAACAGGTTGCAAAAACTCTACACCAAACTCAAGGCAATGCAACAAGCCCAGTTCAACACACCTCGCCCAAGGTCATATTAAGCTATAGGACATGATAAAAAGAAATTCTGGTTTAAGCTCCACAGCATAAGTTTTTTTGTAAAAACCTATAAATATACAACACTTAGTGTTAAAGACAAAGAATGCGACTAAGAGTGACTGGGGCAGaaactaatgggaatgtgatagggaccttagattgtaagctcactggggcaggggctgatgggaatgtgatagggaccttagattgtaagctcactggggcaggggctgatgggaatgtgatagggaccttagattgtaagctcactggggcagggactgatgggaatgggatagggaccttagattgtaagctcactggggcagggaatgatgggaatgtgatagggaccttagattgtaagctcactggggcagggactgatgggaatgtgatagggaccttagattgtaagctcactggggcagggactgatgggaatgtgatagggaccttagattgtaagctcactgggcagggactgatgggaatgatgaaaCAATAAAATACCTTTCTTGGTGTGTTGGTCCATGCAAGGTGACAGAAGTGAGAATCCACAGACACTGCCACAACCTCACAGTTTACATCATGAAATTCATTTGCCTTGTTACTGAAAGCCACAATCTCAGTGGGACACACaaaagtgctaaaaaaaaaaaaaaataataataatgttaaatcCATATAGATTTATTCTGATATTGGGCTCAGGGTGCTGCACAGATTAAGCAACAAATGCTTCTTTATCTTTGGAATCCAGATCCTGCTCATTAAAATTCCAGGTTTTACAGAGTTCCAGAAGGATTAGCACCAatcaactgaactgaaaaaacgGTGCTTTCAAagtttcttaaaggggttgttcaccttcaaattcaACTTTAgtatgagacaatttgccattggtctttatttttcattatttatagttttttttttatcattttacttcttgttcagcaaatctccagtttggaatttcaaaagctatctggttgctagggatcaaattaccttagcaaccagggagtagtttgaatgagagacgggtgaatatgaataggagaggggcctgaatagaaaaacaagttataaaaaaaataacataaaagttaaactgtagcttcacagagcaaatgttttctaggctgccagggtcagtgacccccatttgaaagctgcaaagagttagaaaaagaaggcaaataattcaaagactataaataataaagaccaattgaaaagttgttcacgggtgaagacacacagagctactagtagcagctactaaatgccagaaaatcccctgccatagacaatactgagaattgcctctgctaaacacacgtagagacaattatcagtaaatgatcagcattgtctgttttagtagccgtgagaagtagctgctactgctGTGTCTTTACCcgtaggggtgaagacacacggagctactagtagcacttactttttcatggctactaaacgccagaaaatcccctgccatagacaatactgagaattgcctctgctaaacacacgtagagacaattatcagtaaatgatcagcattgtctgttttagtagccgtgagaagtagctgctactgctGTGTCTTTACCcgtaggggtgaagacacacggagctactagtagcacttactttttcatggctactaaatgccagaaaatcccctgccatagacaatactgagaattgcctctgctaaacacacgtagagacaattatcagtaaatgatcagcattgtctgttttagtagccgtgagaagtagctgctactgctGTGTCTTTACCcgtaggggtgaagacacacggagctactagtagcacttactttttcatggctactaaacgccagaaaaatcccctgccatagacaatactgagaattgcctctgctaaacacatgtagaaacaattatcagaaaatgatcagcattgtctattttagtagctgtgacaagtagctgctactagtagccctgtgtgtcttcaccctaaaactgcccattctataatatatattaacttGTGGAAGAGCAGTACAGACTAATAGGGAGGCCAGACAGGGCCCAGGCAGGACAAGCTGGAGTGCAAAGATACTGCCAATACTAAGGGTGTTCCCTGCATTGTTGCTAATCAGCCTTGGAAGCCTGGATACAAGCTGAACACCAGCAAGGCCAGCCTGTGACCAACCCCCTGCCTATTTATCATTTCACCGGGCAGGAAAAAACAACTGCAGCTACATTTGTGTTAGAATGAGTCTGTGTCCAGTTCAGGGCCCTTTGAGCTCTGTGAAGCAAAGAACTTTTGTAATCAATGGGTTACTATTTAATCGGTTTCATCATCTATTGAACTGGCATTGACCCAACTGTATAATGACTTCCATTTGGTTACGAGGAAAATCACTggttaataataaaggcaaatatcTTCCCTGGTCCAGAACTGCAACCAACCAGCGCTTAGCTTACACTGGtctaaaaataaaggcaaatatctGCCCTGGTCCAGAACTGCAACCAACCAGCGCTTAGCTTACACTGGtctaaaaataaaggaaaatatctGCCCTGGTCCAGAACTGCAACCAACCAGCGCTTAGCTTACACTGGtctaaaaataaaggaaaatatctGCCCTGGTCCAGAACTGCAACCAACCAGCGCTTAGCTTACACTGGtctaaaaataaaggcaaatatctGTCCTGGTCTAGAACTGCAACCAACCAGCGCTTAGCTTACACTGGtcttaaaataaaggcaaatatctGCCCTGGTCTAGAACTGCAACCAACCAGCGCTTAGCTTACACTGGtcttaaaataaaggaaatatctGCCCTGGTCCAGAACTGCAACCAACCAGCGCTTAGCTTACACTGGtctaaaaataaaggcaaatatctGTCCTGGTCTAGAACTGCAACCAACCAGCGCTTAGCTTACACTGGtcttaaaataaaggcaaatatctGCCCTGGTCTAGAACTGCAACCAACCAGCGCTTAGCTTACACTGGtctaaaaataaaggcaaatatctGCCCTGGTCCAGAACTGCAACCAACCAGCGCTTAGCTTACACTGGtctaaaaataaaggcaaatatctGCCCTGGTCCAGAACTGCAACCAACCAGCGCTTAGCTTACATAGGCTAAAGTGGGACTTACAAGTCCAAAGGGTAGAAGAAAAGAACCAAGTATTTGCCCTTATAGTCTTCCAGGCTCAGCTCTTTAAACTCCCCATTGACTACTGCGGTGCCTTTAAAATGTGGAGCATGCTGGGTAACGGCAGGAAGGAACCGCACGGAacctgttaaaaaacaaacaaaaaacaaaatgaaattattttgctTCCTTAACTTCCTGGTTCCTATAAAGCAGGTAGCACAAATTAAAGGGAAAGCTCACCTCTAAGTTaatttgtcaaaaaaatgatgGCTCTTTAGTGTTACAATTCTATTTCTACTTGTTATTACACATCTATTCAGGTCTCTGCTTTCTACCAATCTGTcactgaaaccactgcctggttgctagggcaaatctgaccttagcaaccacgcAGCTACCTAAATTCCAAACAGGGAAAACTGCTGAACAAgatcatttaaaaaccacaaaaaaaatgtaatttaaaggtgaactacccctttagagTGCGCAATTAATAAGAGAATGAGACAGTGTAGGACCCTGAGCCGAAAAGTGCTGCATGGCAAATCGCAGCCAATAGGGGGGAGGAATTAGAGCAATTTTTGCCCATGCATGGAGCCATATTTGCCACGGCAACTAGACGCTCACAATCACCCTGTGAGGGGTAAGTGCATCCCAACAACACAGGGCATTTAGAAGGAAGAGTGGGAATGGCTCTGAGCCCAGTCTCTTATTATAGCTAAACCCAGTAACATCCCGTAgcagatatttatatatcattcccTCTGGGAATATCCCCCGTAACACTTACTGGTGCTGAACTGGAGTTTGTGAATGGCACAACGGGAAGGTGTTGCGGCTGCCGCATTTCTCAGCACAGGAGAGCCAGCGAGACGGCCGCTGCGACGCACCTACACAGGGCACAAGTGGGGTTAATGCAATTTCCCACACACAGGCACTTTAGCTGCTATTCCTATTGCCCATTGCGCCTAATTAAGGAAATGTCCCATTGCCCTAGAGGCACTTTGTTCCTGCCCTGGGAGAAATATGGGTGGGCATAATAGGGCATTGTGATCTACTGAGGGGCTTTTATTCTCTATttagttggcagggcccaccccTAAATAGCCTAGGCAGGCAGTTAATTACCTAGGACCCTGTTATTTCTAATGGTGGCCCTTTTGTAGTACGGTCAATGCTATATGCAGCCGCAGACACTGGACAGCACTGTGCTCACAGATACCCTTAATTGCCCCCACTTGTACTGCTAGTACCGAGCAGCAGGGGGCGCCacctttttctgcgatttttacCCTTTcgctctattaataacattggcatcagggaAGGTTTGTACCAGCCAGGCGGCAGCAGAAGGGCTGATCCGTCACATTATATAAAGGTCACAGCAGAAAATGGATCAGTTCTGTTTAATTAAAGGGTCCTTGGGCCCCAAGTCTCCAGGGCTGCTCTTGTCTCAGGTCTTGTAGAACTACAACTAACACCAAGGGTGCAGAGCAGTAAATGACAATTTCAAGGGCACAAGAATAATAATAGTTCTTTTCTACCCCCCTATAGAGTACTGGAGGGGGAATGTGCCACAtaagggcagggggtgggggtgcgATCAGAATGATTTAAACTTCATTTTACTTCATTCTCCCGGTCACTGCAACCCAGCACCTTATAAGGGATGCCCGCACACCTGTACATACCCCACCTGCCCGCCAATGCCCACACACTTGTACATACCCCCCCTGCATGCCCACCTGTACATACCCCCCCTGCCTGCCAATGCCCGCACTTGTACATACCCTCCCTGCATGCCCACCTGTACATACCCCCCCTGCCCGCCAATGCCCGCACACTTGTACATACCCCCTGCATGCCCACCTGTACATACCCCCCCTGCCCGCCAATGCCCGCACACTTGTACATACCCCCTGCATGCCCACTTGTACATACCCCCTGCCTGCCAATGCCCGCACACTTGTACATACCCCCCCTGCCTGCCAATGCCCGCACACTTGTACATACCCCCTGCCTGCCAATGCCCGCACACTTGTACATACCCCCCTGCCTGCCAATGCCCGCACACTTGTACATACCCCTGCCTGCCAATGCCCACACTTGTACATACCCCCCCTGCCTGCCAATGCCCGCACACTTGTACATACCCCCCCTGCCTGCCAATGCCCGCACACTTGTACATACCCCCTGCCTGCCAATGCCCGCACACTTGTACATACCCCCTGCCTGCCAATGCCCGCACACTTGTACATACCCCCTGCCTGCCAATGCCCGCACACTTGTACATACCCCCCCTGCCTGCCAATGCCCACCCACACACTTGTACATACCCCCCCTGCCTGCCAATGCCCACACACTTGTACATACCCCCCCTGCCTGCCAATGCCCGCACACTTGTACATACCCCCCTGCCTGCCAATGCCCACACACCTGTACATACCCCCCTGCCTGCCAATGCCCACACACCTGTACATACCCCCCCTGCCTGCCAATGCCCGCACACTTGTACATACCCCCCCTGCCTGCCAATGCCCGCACACTTGTACATACCCCCCTGCCTGCCAATGCCCGCACACTTGTACATACCCCCCTGCCTGCCAATGCCCGCACACTTGTACATACCCCCCTGCCTGCCAATGCCCGCACACTTGTACATACCCCCCCTGCCTGCCAATGCCCGCACACTTGTACATACCCCCTGCCTGCCCAATGCCCGCACACTTGTACATACCCCCCTGCCTGCCAATGCCCGCACACTTGTACATACCCCCCAGCCTGCCAATGCCCACACACCTGTACATACCCCCCCTGCCTGCCAATGCCCGCACACTTGTACATACCCCCCCTGCCTGCCAATGCCCGCACACCTGTACATACCCCCCCTGCCTGCCAATGCCCACACACTTGTACATACCCCCCCTGCCTGCCAATGCCCCACACCTGTACATACCCCCCCTGCCTGCCAATGCCCACACACTTGTACATACCCCCCTGCCTGCCAATGCCCACACACTTGTACATACCCCCCCTGCCTGCCAATGCCCACACACTTGTACATACCCCCCTGCCTGCCAATGCCCACACACTTGTACATACCCCCCCTGCCTGCCAATGCCCGCACACTTGTACATACCCCCCCTGCCTGCCAATGCCCGCACACTTGTACATACCCCCCCTGCCTGCCAATGCCCGCACACTTGTACATACCCCCCCTGCCTGCCAATGCCCACACACTTGTACATACCCCCCCTGCCTGCCAATGCCCACACACTTGTACATACTACGCACCCACGATGCCAGTAACCTTCCGCAGGCCGCCATGTTGCTTGTGGGACAAGGACAGACTATCGCAACCCTGATTGGCGGAGCCTCTGACTGGGGCCACTCCCCGCTCCCTATTGAATAACAGTGCGGGGCGGAGCCCTCCGAACATCGTGACTGGAGAAAACTCGCTGCTGTCAGAGTGTGGCCCCGCCTCCCTAGTGATGTCCCGCCTCCCTAGTGATGTCCCGCCTGATGCTCAGGGTTAGCTGAGGGACTGGCGCCAAATCCCGGGGCAATGGGGCTGTTTGATGGGATAAAGCTGTAAGTTTATTCGGTGCAGCCGGGATTCAGCCCTGtgcccctgtcccttccctacAATTCCCAGTGTGACAGAGAGATGTAAGGGCTATAAATGGGAGTTGTTGGGGCAGTGATGCCGCTCTGTGTTTGGCCCCTGTGAGGGGGAGTCACATTCCCACGGATATTGTGTATAAGAGCGAGTAAAACAGCTGAAGCCCAACCCGCCCGGGACATGTAGTGCTCTGCCCCCCGGCTGGGGTGGGCTATACACCATatctttctaccttctgtgcaagcATTGCTATAACCCTGCACATTCactgtctctgacaataaaccagttctactgttcaactgcaagaaccttctggcgcccatgtgttactctgcactgcacacagccacagtgggttgtagttgcactacaccatagctccgtttggttactcccacatagcgaaggcccatcctgaaggatcgAGTCGCGTGtacttggttacagccaagaaagggttacatatataatGGCGGATTATTGGCCTCAGTGAGTGCCGGGACTTGTTGCTCAGTAACACCGGGGGGCTGCTGTACCCCATCACTACCTAGGGGGGAATTTGCAGGAGATTTTTGCCCATGCCCAGTTATACCCAGCCAGTGTGAGTCTGATATATGGAGAAACAGAGTTGGCAGCTTGGCATCACTGGTGGGTAGAACTGGGGTAGTTCTTTCTGCAGTTCCAGGAAAGCAATCTTGTGTTACCCACTAATCCCTGTATCTGCCCCTCCAGTTCCTTCCTATCAGACACAGGCGAGTATAATTATGAGATTCAGTGCCAGTTCAGCTTGAGGCCCATACGGTTCTGTAGCACAGGCTCTgtacccaccaaccccttggtttGCTCCCAGTATAAtcgttattatcattattatcattattatactgGGAGCCCCTGGGCTCCATCTCTCTGTCTCAATTCTCTCTCATGTTTTTCACTTTTATAACACAAAGCCCCTATTTTTGCTCAGTTCCACTAATTGTTCTTTTCAGTATTGTTCATTTCTTAGATTTACTGCATGTGAATGACTTGACATTCAGTTCCCTGGAAAAGTCTGGGGCAGCTCCTGGGGACCCCAGAAATTACCAACTCCacaaaatcatctaaacattttTATGCCAAACagctttactgggccttgttgacacCAGGCCCCCTGAACAGCCACCTGGTGAGTATGGgagttatattaaaaaaaaacctcaaatttatctgggaaaaaatatatgaaaaattgtGTACTGACAAAAACCCATTCGCAAATCTCAAAcaaaatcatctttttttttcaaaattgtttagttaatgtgcccctaattgtctTTATGCTTACTGAGATGATGCCACTTCCTTGGTCAATCTAGGGTGGGCTATTTATATCTGATTGTGATTAGGGTGGGCTTGCCTTGTAATGttggctttagggtgaagacacacagaactactagtagcggctacttttccatggctactaaacgccaaaaaaacccctgccatagacaatgctgagaattgcctttgctaaaacatgtttatcagtaaatgatcagcgttgtctattttagtagcccgtagaagtagcagctactagtagctccgtgtgtcttcacccttaggttcCTACTAGAACATACTTGTATTTTCACTAAAATTCCTGGTGTTGTTGGTGCTTttgtgaactatatatatatatatatatatatatatatatatatatgtatagggttGTGAATAACCTTATCCATGATCAAGAAGTACATTCATTATGATAGGTAATAGGTCAAATTAAGCAGAGTTGCTTCTTTCCTATATGTGCCAGGAAGCAGTCAGTAACCTTGGGCTCACAGGCTTTTCAGAAAGATACAGCAATGTCTGGTACAAGCATTCTCTGGCAATTGGCACAGTTAAGGCAACTCTGGTTTTGAGGTTATGTGGCTTTAAATTGACTGTAAGGCTCTCGCCTATCACATTTGAATTGTGAGAGTGCTGTCAGGAATGAGCAGTCTCAGGGAGGATATTTGACAACATTCTTTCTTGAATTTTGTCTccgccatttttaaaatggagtaaagctcagtgtaaccctGTCAGATAAATTCTAAGCTCttatgttttgtttcacccagtctccatttcccacctctgggggaacaataggtgcaaaaagcctcattaacattaaagtaaaaCACTGATCAAACAAacattaatttatatcttatatataaaaaagtttttacctcacatttgcctTGTTATGATagctttagcttaatgaatgaggcaataataacattttgagtgaatatattgtatacatttttatttaaatgaaaagtaaatgtttagttttagcagcagcgcCTCCTCCTTTAGCTGTGTCCCTTCTgctcccagcagccatcttggggatcagcaaatagcacatacacactggcacccaaactgggatattggggtatgGGGTTGGAATGGCTCCAACAGGGcattggataaaaacccggtgggccctagtcctgttggaccttaTTTCACCAGGCaggttggtgtgtgggccggattgctgctggccagtaatcagtaggggctagagaagtagtgcggggGCAGATTAGTGCGgggggtgggccctagtcctgttggaccgtATTTCACCGGGCaggttggtgtgtgggccggattgctgctggccagtaatcagtaggggctagagaagtagtgcggggGCAGATTAGTGCGgggggtgggccctagtcctgttggaccgtATTTCACCGGGCaggttggtgtgtgggccggattgctgctggccagtaatcagtaggggctagagaagtagtgcggggGCAGATTAGTGTGGGGGGTGGGCCCTTGATCCACTTTTTCCCataaagaaggtatttagacccttaaatcttgttacagaagtggaattacacagaaatctAGAAAAAATTAGCAGAGCGCATATGCTATGgggttgggtgggtatttagcaagtgagggaatacaggggtaggggggatagctctcagtacaagtgagggaatacaggggtaggggggatagctctcagtacaagtgagggaatacaggggtaggggggatagctctcagtacaagtgagggaatacaggggtaggggagatagctctcagtacaagtgagggaatacaggggtaggggagatagctctcagtacaagtgagggaatacaggggtagggagatagctctcagtacaagtgagggaatacaggggtaggggagatagctctcagtacaagtgagggaatacaggggtaggggagatagctctcagtacaagtgagggaatacaggggtagggggatagctctcagtacaggggatacaggggtaggggggatagctctcagtacaagtgagggaatacagggtaggggggatagctctcagtacaagtgagggaatacaggggtaggggggatagctctcagtacaagtgagggaatacaggggtagggggatagctctcagtacaagtgagggaatacaggggtaggggagatagctctcagtacaagtgagggaatacagggttatgggagatagctctcagtacaagtgagggaatacaggggtaggggggatagctctcagtacaagtgagggaatacagggttatgggagatagctctcagtacaagtgagggaatacaggggtaggggagatagctctcagtacaagtgagtgaatacagggttatgggagatagctctcagtacaagtgagggaatacaggggtaggggggatagctctcagtacaagtgagggaatacaggggtaggggagatagctctcagtacaagtgagggaatacaggggtaggggagatagctctcagtacaagtgagggaatacagggttatgggagatagctctcagtacaagtgagggaatacagggtatgggagatag
The sequence above is a segment of the Xenopus tropicalis strain Nigerian chromosome 7, UCB_Xtro_10.0, whole genome shotgun sequence genome. Coding sequences within it:
- the prdx3 gene encoding thioredoxin-dependent peroxide reductase, mitochondrial gives rise to the protein MAACGRLLASWVRRSGRLAGSPVLRNAAAATPSRCAIHKLQFSTSSVRFLPAVTQHAPHFKGTAVVNGEFKELSLEDYKGKYLVLFFYPLDFTFVCPTEIVAFSNKANEFHDVNCEVVAVSVDSHFCHLAWTNTPRKSGGLGQMNIPLLSDLNKQISRDYGVLLETPGIALRGLFIIDPNGIIKHMSVNDLPVGRSVEETLRLVKAFQFVETHGEVCPANWTPDSPTIKPSPEGSKDYFEKVH